One Lampris incognitus isolate fLamInc1 chromosome 14, fLamInc1.hap2, whole genome shotgun sequence DNA window includes the following coding sequences:
- the LOC130124303 gene encoding neurturin — MKLWKGATFAFMLCGAALSILLTRNMAAVGHVKPRTRYPHASSSSPKSSLSPRAPPSSAPPPPPPPQTMGGLRRRSRSADSVNSFLSEFSKLFQSFTEGELKQMVDNLLDRKRRKSRRLTRNQARRTKRARRPKSCSLRELELTVSELGLGYESDEILLFRYCSGKCDSHRHNYDITMRHMKQTAFGKRNRNDKVSNGPCCRPTKYEEDISFLDNQSRYHTIQNVSAQECRCV; from the exons ATGAAGTTATGGAAAGGTGCTACTTTTGCCTTCATGCTCTGTGGTGCAGCACTGTCCATCCTCCTCACTAGAAACATGGCCGCCGTCGGACACGTCAAGCCGAGGACCAGGTATCCCCACGCCTCTTCATCCTCGCCGAAGTCATCATTGTCACCGAGAGCGCCGCCGTCCtccgcgccgccgccgccgccgccgcctcagaCAATGGGTGGTCTGCGGAGGAGAAGCCGGTCAGCGGACAGCGTGAACTCTTTCCTCTCAGAGT TTTCCAAGCTGTTCCAGAGCTTCACGGAGGGTGAGCTGAAGCAGATGGTGGACAACTTgctggacaggaagagacggaaaagCCGGCGCCTGACCAGGAACCAGGCGCGGAGGACTAAGCGAGCCCGGAGGCCCAAGTCCTGCTCCTTGAGGGAGCTGGAGCTGACGGTGAGCGAGCTGGGCCTCGGCTATGAGAGCGACGAGATCCTGCTGTTCCGCTACTGCAGCGGCAAGTGCGACAGCCACCGGCACAACTACGACATCACCATGAGGCACATGAAGCAGACGGCCTTCGGCAAGAGGAACCGCAACGACAAGGTGAGCAACGGCCCCTGCTGCCGGCCGACCAAGTACGAGGAGGACATCTCCTTCCTGGACAACCAAAGCCGGTACCACACGATACAGAATGTGTCTGCTCAGGAGTGTCGCTGTGTATGA